In Paraburkholderia flagellata, the sequence TCGTCGCACTTGGCTTGTGGATGCGCCGCTCCGTGAGCGAGAGCACGGCATTCGCTGAAGTGAAGGCAACGCGCCACGAAAGCCGCATGCCCGTTCTCGACGTCTTGCGCCAGTGTCCGCGCGAGGTGCTGACCGTTTTCGGCCTACGCTTCGGTGAAGGTGGCGCATCGTACATCTTCTTCGCGTTCTCGATCGCATACGGCCAGTTTCTGGGGGTGAAATCGTCGTGGATACTCGGCGGCCTCACACTCTCGATGCTGCTGATGATTCCGGTTGCGCTGCTCGTCGGCCACATCACCGACAAGGTGGGGCGCAAGCCGGTTTATCTGATTGGCGCCATCGCCATGGTGCTCGTGGCGTGGCCCTACTTCGCGCTCCTCGGCTCGGGCGAGTACTGGAAGGTCATCACTGCCCTCCTGCTCGCGAACAGCCTGACGCTCGGCATTCTGGAAGGCGCGCAACCGGCCTTCATCAGCGAGTTGCTGCCCGTTCATCTGCGCTTCTCGGGGCTCGGAATCGGGCGGGAACTCTCCTCGGTGCTGGGAGGCGGCCTCTCGCCGATGATCGCCACGGGCCTGCTCGCCCACTATCGCAGCGCGGTGCCTGTCGCGCTCTATCTCGGCGCGCTCGGATTGATCACGGTTGTCGCCACATGCTTCGCTCCCGAGACATTTCCCAAAGCCATGCGCGCGAAGGCCAATCTGGACTCCGAATCACATTGACGGCCATGCCACGTCGCTCGAACCGTTCCCCATTCATCAAAAGGTATCTCGTATGCACGCCCTGCAGATTGCCAGCTCCACTGCCGAATCCAACCATGTCCGGACCTTCGCCGCACACGATGACTATCCGGAGTATCCGGGTTCGCTTTCACTCGATGCCCTGATCGACGAAGTCGAGCGCCGGCGCGACGATTTCGACGCACTCTCGTACGTCCCACGCGACATGGTCGCGAAGATGAAGCGCGCCGGCATCTTCCGGGCCGGCACGCCACGGCGTTTCGGCGGCGATGCGCTGCCGCCTCACCAGTTCCTCGCGTCGCTCGAACGCATCGCCATCGCCGATGGATCCACCGCCTGGGTCGCGGCGTTTGGTTCGGCGAATACGTATCTCGCATCGCTGCCTGTCGAAACCCAGGCAAAACTCTATGCGACCGGACCGGACCAGGTGTTCGCGGGCGGCCTCTATCCGCTGCAAAAGGCGGTCCGCGTGCCCGGCGGCTTCACGGTTAGCGGCCAATGGCGGTTCGCAAGCGGCTGCAAGGGAGCCGACTGGATTGGCGTGGGCATCGGCGGCGCGCCTGGCGGCGCCAACGACCCGAATGCAGGCAAGCCCTTCACTGCCGTCTTTCCTTCCAGCGAAGTCGAGATCGTCGATAACTGGAACGTCGTGGGCATGCAGGGCACGGGCAGCCACGACCTTCGCCTGAAGGACAAGTTCGTCGACGAGCAGTGGACCTTCGTGCGAGGCGGCGCAGCCACGATCGATGAACCGCTTTATCGCTATCCGACCGTCACCTATCAGGCGCAAGTCCATGCGGCCGTAAACATCGGTCTCGCGCGCGCCGCGCTCGATCTGCTCGCGGGCATGTCGGGCGTGACCCAGACCACGACCGGCGCACCGCGCCTCGCCGACCGGGCCTACTATCGCTCGGGCCTTGCGCAAGCCGAAGCCCGCTTGCGCAGCGCCCGCGCCTTCTTCTTCGAATCCGCTGAAGCGGCCTGGCGAACGATCCTTGCGGGTGATCCCGTCACTCCGGCCGAGGCCAATATCCTGCGCCTGAGCGCAACGTACGCGGCGCACACCTGCGCAGACGTCGTGATGGAGGCGTACAAGATGGCGGGGATCGGCGCGATCTACCGCGAGAGCCGCCTGCAGCGCCTCGTGCGCGACTCAATTGTGGTGACGCAGCACGCGTTCCTTGGTGAGGGCACCTACGACGCATCCGGGGCACTGTTCGTGGGCATCCCGCCCGTGACCCCCTACCCCTGATCGAGGAGGCGAGAACCATGATCCAGGAAGACATGCGACTGCACTTTCGCAATGCGATGGCCTCGCTCGCGGCGGCCGTCAACGTGATCACGACCGACGGTCCGCAGGGCCGCTGCGGTATCACGGCAAGTGCAGTCTGCTCCGTGACGGATACGCCGCCGACCATGCTCGTCTGCATCAATCAGTCGAGCTACGTGCACGACGTCCTGCACGGCAACCGGCAGGTCTGCATCAACGTGCTCGGCTCGCGCGGCCAGGAACTGGCGCGCCTGTTCGCGGGCATGACCGGCTGCTCGATGGAAGAGCGCTTCGCACACTGCGCATGGCAACCCGGGCAGCTTTGCGTCCCGGTGTTGACGGATGCAATCGCGACCCTTGAGGGCACCGTCTGCGAAAGCAAAACCGTGGGATCGCACTCGGTGATCTTCGTTCGTATCGAGCATATTGCCTTGCGCGACGAAGGTGAAGGTCTGATCTATTTCGGGCGGCAGTTCCACAGCCTCGCTCGCGCGGCGGCTACCTGCGCAGCGGGGTGAGCATGCCATTCTGTCTGTTCCTCACGGGAGCCTGTGCCGTCGCGCCACCGCTCGACGTCAGTGCGTTGCTGAGTGAAGCCAGGAGGGTCGATGGCCTTCGCCGGCTGGTCGCACACGTACCGGCAATGACCCCGGTCGATCCGCGGATCGAACCGGATCCGAACGCACCTTCGTGCATACTGCAATGGTACTTCGACGCTCTCGCGGATCTCGAAGGCGCGCTCGGGCCAGAAGGCGCGATACATCGCGCGTTGCAAGCCGCAGCAATCGAAAAGCTCGACAGGCATTCGCTCGCGCAGCAGACCATGGCTGTGCGGACGTTCGTGCCGCCGCAGCACATGCCGCTGAATGACGACATGGAACGCTGCAGCTATATGGTCGCCTACGAGGGCCCAGCCGACGACTTCGAAGCGTGGCTCACACATTATCTGACGCATCATCCGCCGTTGATGCTGCAACTGCCGGCGTTGCGCGAGTTGGAGATCTACACCCCTGTCGAGAGCCGCAGCGCATTGCCTCTCGCTTGCGCCGCCTTCATGCAACGCAACAAGGTCGTTTTCGACGACGCGCACGCACTGACCGAGGCGCTCGCCTCGCCGGTACGCGATGCGATGCGGCGCGACTTTCATGCTTTGCCGCCGTATGGCGGGGCAACCCCGCATTACCCGATGCGCAGCATTTACGGTAAATTTGCAGCACTGTGACCGGCTTTCGCAGCGTCGTCGAAACCTGGGGGCGTCAAGGCCGGCATGATTCCCCTGGCGCGCTGCACGCGCGCAGTCAACTCGAGAAGCAGTGGATGAGTCAACCGAACCTCGCCGGTGTCGACCTGAACCTGTTGCGGGTATTCCTGGCAATCTGGGATCTGCGCAGCCTGACGGCAGCTGGGGAACGGCTCGCGCTCACGCAGTCTGCCGTCAGTCACGCGCTACGGCGGCTGCGCACGCTCTTCGACGATCCGCTCTTCGCGCGCACGCCGAACGGCATGGTGCCGACCGATGCCGCATTCCGCCTCTATCCGCCGCTCGCTCAGGCGTTCGCGATGATCAACGAGGCCGTCCAGCAACTCGCGCACTTCGAGCCCGCCACGGCCCAGCGCGTCTTCCGCATTTCGATGTCGGACATGTCCGAGTTCTATTTCCTGCCGCCCCTGCTCGCCATGCTCGATCACGAGACGCGCGGTATCCGTATCGAAGTGACGAATGTGCCGGTCGAATCGGTGAGCGTGGCCATGCGCGCCGGCGAAATCGACCTTGCGCTGGGCTACGTACCCGGACTCGATAGCAACTGCACGACGCAGACGCTCTTCGTGGACGAACACGTCTGTGTCGTGCGCTCGGGACACCCCTTGCGAAAGACGAAGCCCACGCGCGAAGACCTGATGGGCCTCCGCTATGTCTATGCGAGCACCAACGCGACGGGCCATCGCATGGTCGAACAATGGCTTGACGAGTTGAATTTCAAGCGCGAAGTGGTGCTCCGGCTGCCGCATTTCGTCGTCGCGCCGGAAATCGTGATGAACACGGATCTGGCGGTCATTTTCCCGAGAAGCATTGCGCAGCGCTTCAACCGCGGCAAGGCCTTTCGCATCCTGCCACTGCCGTTCAAGCTCCCACCCATTGAAATCCAGGTGCATTCACACACGCAGTTCGCCTCTGATCCGGGGATCGCCTGGCTGCGGGAGACCATCTACACCATGTTTCGCCGGCCCGAGGCCTGACACCCATCCATTGTGCTGATGGCAGCACCCGATTTCGGTTGATTTGACGCCGCATACCTGTGCATCGACACTGCCAGCCATAAGCCGCCCACCTGGAGTGGACGCGCGCACTGAACCTTTCAACGCGAGTACATATGGCTTCCGTTCACTCCCCGGCTTCCGCGACACACGCGGCTGCGCACTCCGAGCGCCCCCTCAAACGCATCGTGATCGCGTCCGTAGCGGGCAACGCGATGGAATGGTATGACTTCTTCGTTTACAGCACGGCTGCTGCGCTCGTATTCGGACAACTGTTCTTTCCGCCGGACGCAGACCCACTCGTCGGTACGCTGGGTGCGTTCGCGGCCTTCGCGATCGGCTTCATCGCACGCCCGCTAGGCGGGGTCGTCTTCGGCCATATTGGCGATCGCTACGGACGGCGCGCGTCGCTAGTCTGGACATTGCTGATCATGGGCGCGGCGACCTTCGGCATCGGCCTGCTCCCGGGCTATGGCCAGGTGGGCATGTGGGCGCCCGCTGCGCTCGTCGCGCTGCGGGTATTCCAGGGCATTGCGTCAGGCGGCGAATGGGGCGGCGGCGTCCTGATGATCAGCGAGAGTGCGCCGCCGGAAAAGCGCGGCTACTACGCGGCATGGAGCCAGCTGGGCGTGGGCGGCGGCTTTGTGCTCTCCTCCGCGGCGTTTCTTGCAGTCGAGGCGCTGCCCCGCGAGCAATTCCTCGCGTGGGGATGGCGTCTGCCATTTCTCGCGAGTATTCTCATCTTCGCAATCGGCGTGTATATCCGCCGTCGGCTCCCCGAAAGCCGCGACTTCGCGAATGCCGAACAGGCAGGCAAGACATCGCACATGCCGGTGCTCGAAGTCATCAGGCGCCACCCGAAAGAGATCCTGATGGCAATGGGTCTGCGCGTTGCGGAGAATGGGGGCGCCTACATCTTCCTCGCGTTTTCACTCGTATACGGCAAGTTCGCGGGCATCCCGAACTCCACGATGCTCACGGGCGTGATGCTCGCCATGATTGTCGAGATGGGGGCCATGCTGGCGTGGGGCCGGCTCTCGGATCGTATCGGGCGCAAGCCTGTCTATATGATTGGCGCGCTTTCGCTGGTCGCCATGGCGTTTCCGTTCTTCTGGCTGCTCAACACGCATTCCACGCCACTCATCTGGCTCGCGCTCGTGGCAGGCACCGCAATATGTCACGGCGCGATGATCGGTACACTGCCCGCGCTGGTTGGCGAACTTTTCAGCACTGAGGTGCGCTATTCGGGTGTTGCGCTAGGTCACGAAGTCGCGTCGATTTTCGCGGGCGGACTTTCTCCGTTGATCGCCACGGCACTGCTCTCCCGCTTTCATGCGTACTGGCCGGTGTCGCTCTTTCTAGCCGCTCTGGGTCTCGTGACTGTCGTCACGCTCAAATTTACGCGCGAGACGCGCCGGGTGTAGTGCGGCCAGCAGCCCCTCTTGGCATCATTGTGAAACTCGTTGCTTTCGCAACTTGCCGAACTGGCACATTCGCGTCAAAGCCGCTTTTCAAACGCCGCCCTTCGCGCAGTGCAGCCCCTCTCCTATGCACGGGTATTCGGTGCTACTGCGCGATGCCGCCATCGAACTGGCCGGATTGAGCAATGTAGCGAGATTCCCCAGTTGGC encodes:
- a CDS encoding MFS transporter, whose translation is MNPDAVSSDLSAPVAPHRPARPARAVRRAVTTAVLGQILEWYDFFLYGTAAALVFGKLFFPVGSDPLTGTIAAFGGFTVGFIARPIGGVLCGHLGDRYGRKHVMMLTLLTMGTATVLMGVLPTFHQIGIAAPVLLVMLRILQGLAAGGEWSGSILLIHESAPAAKRGALAAWSPSGAAFGFVLSTGAFLLAQHLSAADFQSWGWRVPFLASAALVALGLWMRRSVSESTAFAEVKATRHESRMPVLDVLRQCPREVLTVFGLRFGEGGASYIFFAFSIAYGQFLGVKSSWILGGLTLSMLLMIPVALLVGHITDKVGRKPVYLIGAIAMVLVAWPYFALLGSGEYWKVITALLLANSLTLGILEGAQPAFISELLPVHLRFSGLGIGRELSSVLGGGLSPMIATGLLAHYRSAVPVALYLGALGLITVVATCFAPETFPKAMRAKANLDSESH
- a CDS encoding acyl-CoA dehydrogenase family protein, translated to MHALQIASSTAESNHVRTFAAHDDYPEYPGSLSLDALIDEVERRRDDFDALSYVPRDMVAKMKRAGIFRAGTPRRFGGDALPPHQFLASLERIAIADGSTAWVAAFGSANTYLASLPVETQAKLYATGPDQVFAGGLYPLQKAVRVPGGFTVSGQWRFASGCKGADWIGVGIGGAPGGANDPNAGKPFTAVFPSSEVEIVDNWNVVGMQGTGSHDLRLKDKFVDEQWTFVRGGAATIDEPLYRYPTVTYQAQVHAAVNIGLARAALDLLAGMSGVTQTTTGAPRLADRAYYRSGLAQAEARLRSARAFFFESAEAAWRTILAGDPVTPAEANILRLSATYAAHTCADVVMEAYKMAGIGAIYRESRLQRLVRDSIVVTQHAFLGEGTYDASGALFVGIPPVTPYP
- the hpaC gene encoding 4-hydroxyphenylacetate 3-monooxygenase, reductase component is translated as MIQEDMRLHFRNAMASLAAAVNVITTDGPQGRCGITASAVCSVTDTPPTMLVCINQSSYVHDVLHGNRQVCINVLGSRGQELARLFAGMTGCSMEERFAHCAWQPGQLCVPVLTDAIATLEGTVCESKTVGSHSVIFVRIEHIALRDEGEGLIYFGRQFHSLARAAATCAAG
- a CDS encoding EthD family reductase; the encoded protein is MTPVDPRIEPDPNAPSCILQWYFDALADLEGALGPEGAIHRALQAAAIEKLDRHSLAQQTMAVRTFVPPQHMPLNDDMERCSYMVAYEGPADDFEAWLTHYLTHHPPLMLQLPALRELEIYTPVESRSALPLACAAFMQRNKVVFDDAHALTEALASPVRDAMRRDFHALPPYGGATPHYPMRSIYGKFAAL
- a CDS encoding LysR family transcriptional regulator — protein: MSQPNLAGVDLNLLRVFLAIWDLRSLTAAGERLALTQSAVSHALRRLRTLFDDPLFARTPNGMVPTDAAFRLYPPLAQAFAMINEAVQQLAHFEPATAQRVFRISMSDMSEFYFLPPLLAMLDHETRGIRIEVTNVPVESVSVAMRAGEIDLALGYVPGLDSNCTTQTLFVDEHVCVVRSGHPLRKTKPTREDLMGLRYVYASTNATGHRMVEQWLDELNFKREVVLRLPHFVVAPEIVMNTDLAVIFPRSIAQRFNRGKAFRILPLPFKLPPIEIQVHSHTQFASDPGIAWLRETIYTMFRRPEA
- a CDS encoding MFS transporter produces the protein MASVHSPASATHAAAHSERPLKRIVIASVAGNAMEWYDFFVYSTAAALVFGQLFFPPDADPLVGTLGAFAAFAIGFIARPLGGVVFGHIGDRYGRRASLVWTLLIMGAATFGIGLLPGYGQVGMWAPAALVALRVFQGIASGGEWGGGVLMISESAPPEKRGYYAAWSQLGVGGGFVLSSAAFLAVEALPREQFLAWGWRLPFLASILIFAIGVYIRRRLPESRDFANAEQAGKTSHMPVLEVIRRHPKEILMAMGLRVAENGGAYIFLAFSLVYGKFAGIPNSTMLTGVMLAMIVEMGAMLAWGRLSDRIGRKPVYMIGALSLVAMAFPFFWLLNTHSTPLIWLALVAGTAICHGAMIGTLPALVGELFSTEVRYSGVALGHEVASIFAGGLSPLIATALLSRFHAYWPVSLFLAALGLVTVVTLKFTRETRRV